A genomic segment from SAR324 cluster bacterium encodes:
- a CDS encoding glycerophosphodiester phosphodiesterase — protein LYWIEQEPEFGKQAVYLDARTYRPSFRSSLENMQELAEQGVRILAPPIYALLDLDGGEIVPSAYARQAQQAGIDLITWTLERSGPLTGGGGWYYQTVKEAINNDGDVMKVLDVLAQQVRVIGVFSDWPATTTYYANCMDLP, from the coding sequence CCTCTACTGGATTGAGCAGGAACCAGAGTTTGGCAAGCAGGCGGTCTATCTAGATGCTCGGACTTATCGTCCCAGCTTTCGTTCGTCGCTTGAGAATATGCAGGAGTTGGCAGAGCAGGGAGTACGTATTCTGGCCCCACCAATTTATGCTTTGCTTGATCTTGATGGTGGAGAAATTGTGCCCTCAGCCTATGCACGCCAGGCCCAGCAGGCGGGAATTGATTTGATCACGTGGACGCTGGAGCGCTCTGGACCGTTAACTGGAGGTGGTGGTTGGTACTATCAAACAGTGAAGGAAGCGATCAACAATGATGGGGATGTGATGAAGGTGTTAGACGTGCTCGCACAGCAGGTCAGAGTGATCGGAGTCTTCAGTGATTGGCCCGCAACGACGACGTACTACGCTAATTGCATGGACCTTCCATAG
- a CDS encoding pentapeptide repeat-containing protein, with product MVVTKSWQYRIRPMILSCFGIISVSLGACQSSFLQQPLALDQDDLVKLIENKDCPGCNLVGADLSGMSLEGSDLSFSNLQGARLRGTDLRRARLRGANLTEADFSGADLLDANLEETDLEGAQLTGANLRGVELWNSNMRSAKLRGTSLEEASLRDTRMEGADLSGAVLFEANLEEANLTGVNLNAADLRGVRMRGTNLTNVKMEGTDLNYAKLCGTILPNGEITVRDC from the coding sequence ATGGTTGTCACCAAAAGTTGGCAATACAGAATTCGTCCAATGATCCTAAGTTGCTTTGGCATCATCAGTGTCAGTCTGGGAGCTTGCCAGAGCAGCTTCCTTCAACAACCCCTAGCTCTGGATCAAGACGATCTTGTGAAGTTGATAGAGAACAAGGACTGCCCAGGCTGTAACCTGGTTGGTGCCGATCTTAGTGGAATGAGTCTCGAAGGAAGTGATCTCAGTTTCTCCAATCTCCAAGGGGCTAGATTGCGTGGAACCGACCTACGTCGAGCCCGACTGCGTGGAGCCAATTTGACCGAGGCGGATTTCAGTGGGGCAGACCTATTAGACGCAAACCTAGAAGAAACAGATTTGGAGGGTGCTCAACTGACCGGAGCCAATCTGCGTGGGGTAGAACTTTGGAACTCGAACATGAGAAGCGCTAAGCTTCGAGGTACTTCTCTGGAGGAAGCAAGCTTGCGGGATACTCGCATGGAAGGAGCCGATCTCAGCGGAGCCGTCTTGTTTGAAGCAAATTTGGAGGAAGCCAATTTGACCGGAGTGAACCTCAACGCAGCTGACCTGCGTGGAGTCAGGATGCGGGGTACCAACCTGACCAACGTCAAGATGGAAGGAACCGATCTAAACTACGCAAAACTCTGCGGAACAATTCTACCAAATGGCGAGATAACGGTTCGGGATTGCTGA
- a CDS encoding membrane dipeptidase, with the protein MNFRIDALQYTNWSEKIFLQLREGRLDGIHVTITYHENFRETVLVLEAWNRWFERYPNLIFQGFDDSDLEKAQQSMRTAIFFGSQNPSCIEDDIGLVEILHRLGLRFMQLSYNNQSLLATGCYEQEDPGLTRMGREVIKEMNRVGLVIDMSHSAERSTLEAIELSSRPIAITHANPSFWHPALRNKSDQVLRSLGESGGMLGFSLYPHHLKEGTNCTRRSFCEMVAKTAELMGVTQIGIGSDLCQDQPDEIVEWMRNGRWTKSLDYGEGSAKAPGFPPMPEWYPDNRAFGSLAEGLREVGFAEEEVAGILGNNWARFFAESFSTRTEDVT; encoded by the coding sequence ATGAACTTTCGCATTGATGCCCTGCAGTACACCAACTGGTCCGAGAAAATCTTTCTTCAACTCCGGGAAGGCCGGCTAGATGGGATCCACGTGACGATCACCTACCACGAAAACTTTCGGGAAACCGTGCTGGTGCTGGAAGCTTGGAATCGATGGTTTGAGCGCTACCCAAATTTGATTTTCCAGGGATTTGATGACAGTGATTTGGAGAAGGCACAACAGAGTATGCGAACGGCGATCTTCTTTGGATCACAGAATCCAAGTTGCATTGAAGACGACATCGGTCTGGTGGAGATTCTTCATCGCTTGGGTCTGCGTTTCATGCAGCTTAGTTACAATAACCAGTCACTGCTGGCAACTGGTTGCTACGAGCAGGAGGATCCTGGGTTAACGCGGATGGGACGTGAAGTGATCAAGGAAATGAACCGGGTGGGTTTAGTGATCGACATGAGTCATTCTGCAGAGCGTTCAACTCTGGAAGCGATTGAACTTTCAAGCCGACCAATCGCCATTACGCACGCCAATCCTTCCTTCTGGCATCCGGCACTGCGTAACAAGTCCGATCAGGTATTACGTTCTCTCGGTGAATCCGGTGGGATGCTTGGTTTCTCACTCTATCCACATCATTTGAAAGAAGGAACTAACTGTACTAGAAGATCCTTCTGTGAGATGGTGGCCAAAACCGCTGAGTTGATGGGAGTGACCCAGATAGGGATAGGTTCCGACCTCTGTCAGGATCAACCGGACGAGATTGTGGAGTGGATGCGCAACGGACGCTGGACTAAATCCTTAGATTACGGAGAAGGAAGCGCAAAGGCCCCTGGGTTCCCACCGATGCCAGAATGGTATCCAGATAACCGCGCTTTTGGTAGCTTGGCAGAGGGCTTGCGAGAGGTAGGCTTTGCAGAAGAGGAAGTCGCCGGCATTTTAGGGAACAACTGGGCAAGGTTTTTTGCGGAGAGCTTCTCTACAAGAACGGAGGACGTCACGTGA
- a CDS encoding DUF3726 domain-containing protein, giving the protein MSPENQQVSEDFCTSSYLWFSQSELQQLVVKAARGAGYSWSDAEEIGWAATWLSKFGLPGGDFMLSLMQSNDLQAPRPAALRWKGNSHPHCPLRCGLAVMDFAQLPEGLGASSLVIESMTGLPCFLAFAARTARQIQHPLQIQWEEQSLFVHENAWPSVEIDQVSMEFGKTVDVRITRSNSDMVSIETKNPQYCVRVSKQFLEQLEAFAHQTLVPASDLSRLRAGGHDDPTS; this is encoded by the coding sequence ATGTCTCCTGAGAATCAGCAAGTCTCGGAAGATTTTTGTACTTCTAGTTACCTTTGGTTTTCTCAGTCTGAACTCCAGCAACTGGTAGTTAAGGCTGCTCGGGGTGCTGGTTATAGCTGGAGTGATGCGGAGGAAATTGGCTGGGCAGCTACTTGGTTGAGCAAGTTTGGTTTGCCCGGTGGAGATTTTATGTTGAGCTTGATGCAGTCGAATGACCTGCAAGCTCCTAGACCAGCTGCTCTACGTTGGAAAGGTAACAGTCACCCGCACTGTCCGTTGCGCTGTGGACTAGCAGTGATGGACTTTGCACAATTGCCTGAAGGATTGGGGGCTTCCTCGCTGGTAATTGAGTCTATGACGGGTCTACCCTGCTTTCTAGCATTTGCAGCACGAACTGCTCGACAGATTCAGCATCCGCTGCAAATTCAGTGGGAGGAACAGTCCCTGTTCGTACATGAGAACGCTTGGCCTAGTGTAGAGATTGATCAGGTTTCAATGGAATTTGGGAAGACAGTGGATGTGAGGATTACGCGTTCTAACTCGGACATGGTTTCTATCGAGACAAAAAATCCCCAATACTGTGTGCGTGTGTCTAAGCAATTTCTTGAACAGTTGGAGGCCTTCGCTCATCAGACCTTGGTTCCTGCCTCAGATTTATCACGACTCCGAGCTGGTGGTCACGATGATCCCACCTCTTGA
- a CDS encoding PilZ domain-containing protein, whose amino-acid sequence MQNHEVRFVDSKHYRGDCRRHHKRYPVVLPATLLYNENDGVVKVLDISMGGCKMVANSHCSPHAKISMTFYIPSEANAEELVACSPIHALVVRSHHTSNDHYIINVDFRGALFHEHGVEKLIEIHKHNKHH is encoded by the coding sequence ATGCAAAACCATGAAGTGAGATTTGTTGATAGCAAGCACTATCGAGGCGACTGTCGAAGGCATCACAAACGCTATCCGGTCGTGCTACCTGCAACACTCCTGTACAACGAGAATGATGGAGTCGTGAAGGTTCTTGATATCAGCATGGGAGGATGCAAGATGGTTGCGAATAGCCACTGCAGTCCTCATGCGAAAATCAGCATGACTTTTTACATTCCCTCAGAGGCCAATGCAGAGGAGTTAGTCGCCTGCTCACCTATTCATGCATTAGTGGTGCGCTCCCATCACACATCAAACGATCACTACATCATCAATGTGGATTTTCGTGGTGCTCTGTTCCATGAGCATGGAGTTGAAAAACTGATTGAAATCCACAAGCACAATAAACATCACTAA
- a CDS encoding pentapeptide repeat-containing protein, translated as MYLPFYASSKALLSILVVLLIGTTLYAVDSKDLKKLKEGECQGCDLKFAQLQGRELLGVNLFEANLQKANLVGSKLAGARLLSANLVDAKLREASLIHAQLVGADLEGADLDRADLFEANLEIANLQWANLAGASLENANLGLANLYKANLQGADLRGANLTGAMLGEANLRNANLEGAHLIVVNLSRANLKGANLRGAKLHEAILSGADLTDAEMADAQICGTRMPAGNMINKDC; from the coding sequence ATGTACCTACCGTTTTACGCTAGTTCCAAAGCCCTCCTATCAATCTTAGTAGTCTTGCTCATTGGTACTACCCTCTATGCCGTGGATTCAAAAGATCTGAAAAAGCTGAAGGAGGGGGAATGCCAAGGCTGCGATCTTAAATTTGCCCAACTTCAAGGACGTGAATTACTAGGTGTGAATCTGTTTGAAGCCAATCTTCAGAAAGCAAACCTTGTTGGAAGCAAATTAGCAGGAGCCCGACTTCTCTCGGCAAATCTAGTAGATGCAAAGCTGCGAGAAGCTTCACTGATTCACGCTCAGCTTGTCGGTGCAGATTTAGAGGGGGCTGACTTGGATAGGGCAGACCTGTTTGAGGCCAATCTTGAAATTGCTAATCTGCAGTGGGCTAACCTTGCAGGAGCCTCGTTGGAAAACGCTAATTTGGGTTTAGCCAATCTCTACAAGGCCAATCTCCAGGGAGCTGACCTACGTGGAGCAAATCTAACTGGAGCAATGCTTGGTGAAGCAAACCTCAGAAACGCCAATTTGGAGGGCGCTCACCTGATTGTAGTCAACCTAAGTCGTGCAAACCTAAAGGGGGCAAATCTCAGAGGTGCTAAGCTCCATGAGGCAATCCTCAGTGGGGCGGATCTGACCGATGCAGAAATGGCTGATGCCCAGATCTGTGGAACCCGGATGCCCGCCGGAAATATGATTAACAAGGATTGTTGA
- a CDS encoding fatty acid desaturase, whose translation MGVVLSTVGITVGHELVHHKSRFEQARGGILLASVCNGSFKIEHVRGHHRHVVTPLDASSATMGVSVYQQIPHAITHNFQSAWKLESERLQKLGLPFWHMRNELLGWSLLSLCMLFVITSHYGPWGAFGFLCQSLVAIVLLEIVNYIEHYGLQRKQLPNGRYEPVTETHSWKSPALLTNWLLFQLQRHLDHHLYA comes from the coding sequence GTGGGTGTGGTGTTGAGCACCGTTGGCATTACGGTCGGTCATGAACTTGTGCACCACAAATCCAGATTTGAGCAAGCCCGTGGTGGAATTCTACTGGCCAGTGTCTGCAATGGAAGCTTCAAAATCGAACATGTGCGAGGACATCATCGGCATGTTGTGACCCCATTAGATGCCTCCTCAGCCACAATGGGAGTCAGTGTCTATCAGCAAATTCCCCACGCTATAACTCACAATTTCCAAAGCGCCTGGAAACTTGAATCAGAAAGACTGCAGAAGTTAGGACTCCCTTTTTGGCACATGCGGAACGAACTACTAGGCTGGTCTTTACTCTCTTTGTGTATGCTGTTCGTGATCACTTCACACTACGGACCTTGGGGGGCTTTTGGTTTTCTATGCCAGAGCCTGGTTGCGATTGTATTGCTGGAGATCGTCAACTATATCGAGCACTATGGATTGCAGCGTAAACAGCTACCCAATGGTCGTTACGAACCAGTGACAGAAACTCATTCCTGGAAATCTCCAGCTTTACTGACTAATTGGCTACTGTTTCAATTGCAGCGGCATTTGGACCATCATCTCTATGCCTGA
- a CDS encoding MATE family efflux transporter, giving the protein MNATPIIEESRVLLRIGLPVVISGVLNLSMQFVDTVMTGHAGPNELAAVASASALFHPIFCLGIGVMVALTPIVAQLEGSGRIRKIGTSVRQGIWISMLLALLSMLVLPHLDYLLRWMDYEPEVVSITDGYLEAIIWGLPAAFVFLAIRHSLDGLGITRPCMYLTLLGLGVNIIGNYTLIFGNFGFPRMGAVGAGWTTTIAHWVIMIGALIYLQTSQRTGNIRFLSRFDWPIWSYWREILRIGIPSGLSFGAEVCMFTVVALMMGKFGVTTLAAHQISINVVALTFMIPMGISAAITQRVGNAVGQKNWKEVRFRGWLGVGVCVGVMGLTASIFILFPESIIGLYTSDNAVTDLAINILWMAALFQLSDGLQVSSMSALRGLKDTRIPLLTNLFSYWPVGMGLAYLFGFVWEWGVISIWGGLIAGLSVAAILHSLRFYLLSQVWIPEPHCAQT; this is encoded by the coding sequence ATGAACGCTACTCCGATCATTGAGGAAAGCCGAGTTTTGCTGCGCATCGGATTACCCGTTGTCATTTCAGGAGTGCTCAACCTCTCCATGCAGTTCGTTGACACCGTAATGACCGGGCACGCTGGCCCAAATGAACTGGCAGCCGTGGCTTCAGCAAGTGCTTTATTCCATCCGATCTTTTGCCTGGGAATCGGGGTGATGGTGGCCCTGACTCCAATCGTCGCTCAACTGGAAGGATCGGGCCGCATCAGAAAAATTGGCACCAGTGTTCGACAAGGCATTTGGATCAGCATGTTACTAGCCTTGCTAAGCATGCTGGTGCTTCCTCATTTGGATTATCTGTTGCGCTGGATGGACTATGAACCAGAGGTTGTTAGCATCACGGATGGCTATCTGGAGGCAATCATTTGGGGACTGCCTGCAGCTTTTGTCTTTCTAGCCATCCGTCATAGTCTTGATGGTCTTGGCATCACTCGGCCTTGTATGTACCTGACTCTCTTGGGACTGGGTGTCAACATCATTGGCAACTACACTTTGATCTTTGGAAACTTCGGCTTCCCAAGAATGGGAGCTGTGGGGGCCGGATGGACGACGACCATTGCGCACTGGGTCATTATGATTGGGGCACTCATTTATCTTCAAACTAGTCAACGAACCGGAAATATTCGCTTTCTCAGCCGCTTTGATTGGCCCATCTGGAGCTATTGGCGAGAGATTTTGAGGATCGGTATTCCAAGTGGGCTCAGTTTTGGGGCAGAGGTCTGTATGTTCACCGTTGTAGCTCTCATGATGGGGAAGTTTGGAGTAACCACTCTTGCCGCTCACCAAATTTCTATTAACGTAGTAGCACTGACCTTCATGATCCCCATGGGAATCTCAGCCGCGATCACTCAGCGTGTAGGAAATGCAGTTGGTCAAAAGAATTGGAAAGAAGTACGTTTTCGTGGGTGGCTAGGAGTGGGAGTTTGTGTTGGTGTCATGGGCCTGACCGCCAGTATTTTCATTCTATTTCCAGAGTCGATCATCGGACTCTATACCAGTGATAATGCTGTTACTGACTTAGCAATAAACATCCTTTGGATGGCGGCCTTGTTTCAACTCTCTGATGGCTTGCAAGTCTCTTCAATGAGCGCCTTGCGAGGACTGAAAGATACCCGCATTCCCCTGCTGACCAATTTATTCTCTTACTGGCCTGTGGGGATGGGATTGGCTTATCTTTTTGGATTTGTTTGGGAGTGGGGTGTAATCAGTATCTGGGGTGGTCTAATAGCTGGATTAAGCGTAGCAGCTATCCTTCATAGTCTAAGATTTTACTTGCTCTCCCAAGTGTGGATACCAGAGCCTCATTGCGCGCAAACATGA
- a CDS encoding pyridoxal-phosphate dependent enzyme, which yields MAISNNRSTNGQGRLYDSIVDTIGNTPCIRINKLAPEGVRLYVKAEAFNPTASVKDRLAISIIEEAEKRGELKLGQTVVEATSGNTGIGLAMVCAAKGYPLVVTMADSFSIERRQLMRFLGAKVVLTPRAQKGFGMYKKAVELAEANGWFLAHQFETKDNADIHENTTAREIMADFAGERLDYWVTGYGTGGTVTGVARVLRRERPETKIILSEPINAQIVGSGHVQQRDADGSPAVSHPHFEPHPIQGWTPDFIPLVLQESIDNKLFDELVPVAGAAGIEWSRKLAAQEGIFTGISGGSSFAVAIQIAQQVEPGSVILCMLADTGERYLSSPLFEGISEDMTEEEVALSKSTPGYQMP from the coding sequence ATGGCAATTAGTAATAACCGAAGTACTAACGGTCAGGGACGGCTCTATGATTCGATTGTTGACACGATTGGCAATACTCCCTGTATTCGAATCAACAAACTAGCTCCGGAAGGAGTGCGGCTCTATGTAAAAGCGGAAGCCTTCAATCCAACTGCATCTGTTAAGGATCGCTTGGCGATCAGTATCATCGAAGAAGCTGAAAAGCGGGGTGAGTTGAAGCTAGGACAAACTGTGGTGGAAGCAACCAGTGGGAATACTGGGATCGGCCTTGCGATGGTATGTGCGGCCAAAGGCTATCCCTTGGTAGTGACAATGGCGGATAGCTTCTCAATCGAAAGACGGCAGTTGATGCGTTTTCTGGGAGCAAAAGTTGTTCTCACACCGAGAGCGCAAAAAGGCTTCGGGATGTACAAGAAAGCAGTAGAACTCGCAGAAGCAAACGGATGGTTCCTGGCTCACCAGTTTGAAACCAAGGACAACGCTGACATTCATGAAAACACAACGGCCCGTGAGATCATGGCTGATTTTGCTGGAGAGCGTTTGGACTATTGGGTCACTGGGTATGGTACCGGTGGAACGGTCACTGGTGTTGCTCGGGTACTGCGCAGGGAACGTCCAGAAACGAAGATCATCCTCAGCGAGCCGATCAACGCTCAGATTGTTGGTAGTGGGCATGTTCAACAACGTGATGCAGATGGCTCTCCTGCTGTGAGTCATCCTCACTTTGAACCACATCCAATCCAAGGTTGGACACCTGACTTCATCCCACTGGTACTACAAGAATCGATCGATAATAAACTGTTTGATGAATTGGTTCCGGTTGCCGGGGCAGCAGGAATTGAATGGTCTCGTAAGCTAGCTGCCCAGGAAGGAATCTTCACTGGGATTTCAGGTGGTTCATCCTTTGCCGTTGCGATTCAGATTGCTCAGCAAGTAGAGCCTGGATCTGTCATTCTCTGCATGCTAGCAGACACTGGAGAACGGTATCTTTCGTCTCCACTTTTTGAAGGGATCAGTGAAGATATGACGGAGGAAGAGGTTGCTCTTTCAAAGTCTACTCCTGGTTACCAGATGCCCTAA
- a CDS encoding pentapeptide repeat-containing protein translates to MKRTILVFLSFWLGTIAWAFNQAHFDRLMQTKRCLECDLSDLNLRNENLKGAVLVDSNLQRANLWDVDLQIAFLQRVNFQKSYLQGAKLMGADLQNANFQGADLRGADLQGADLQNANFDGANLERAKLTGALMLGAKLCNTVLPNGAVEYSGCVLNNR, encoded by the coding sequence ATGAAAAGGACAATCCTTGTTTTCCTTAGCTTTTGGCTGGGTACGATAGCCTGGGCCTTCAATCAGGCACACTTTGATCGGTTGATGCAGACCAAACGCTGTCTGGAATGTGATCTCTCAGACCTGAATTTGAGAAATGAGAACTTGAAGGGTGCTGTATTGGTTGACAGCAACCTGCAGCGTGCAAATCTGTGGGATGTGGATCTGCAGATTGCTTTCCTCCAACGGGTTAACTTTCAGAAGAGTTATTTGCAAGGTGCCAAACTGATGGGAGCCGATCTGCAGAACGCAAACTTTCAGGGGGCAGATCTACGTGGAGCTGATTTACAGGGAGCCGATCTACAGAATGCAAACTTTGATGGAGCCAACTTGGAAAGAGCAAAACTCACTGGGGCGCTAATGCTCGGTGCCAAGCTATGCAACACTGTTCTCCCAAATGGTGCTGTAGAATACAGTGGTTGTGTGCTGAACAATCGCTAA
- a CDS encoding aldo/keto reductase, which yields MEYRPLGRTGLHVSTICLGTMTWGGRGRWEAIGRVGQDEVNDQLKRAVEAGVNFIDTANVYHEGWSEELLGQAIRDTGIPREDLVIATKVRGRMRPGINGMGLTRIHIHHEVDASLRRLGLDHIDLYQIHGLDPLTPIDETLWALDDLVRSGKVRYIGISNQSAWRIAKANEIARANRWSRFESVQAYYTLAGRDLEREVLPMCQEESLGVMVWSPLAGGLISGKFERGSDGPEGARRTSFDFPPVDRERAFSVVDAMRPIAVAHDCSVARIAQAWLLQQPGITSVIIGAKTMEQLEDNLQAANLNLTSAELETLDSASALPVEYPAWMETFQNRDRMVLPD from the coding sequence ATGGAATACCGCCCATTGGGCCGGACAGGCCTTCATGTTTCAACAATCTGCCTGGGAACCATGACTTGGGGTGGTCGAGGTCGTTGGGAAGCCATTGGGCGTGTTGGTCAGGATGAAGTTAATGATCAACTAAAACGTGCGGTTGAAGCTGGTGTTAATTTCATCGATACCGCCAATGTCTACCACGAAGGCTGGAGTGAAGAGTTGCTGGGTCAAGCAATCCGAGACACCGGTATTCCTCGTGAAGACTTAGTGATTGCCACCAAGGTTCGGGGACGTATGCGGCCCGGTATCAATGGCATGGGGTTGACACGGATCCATATTCATCATGAGGTGGATGCTTCCTTGCGAAGGTTGGGTTTGGATCACATTGATCTCTACCAGATTCACGGTCTGGATCCGCTGACGCCGATTGATGAAACCTTATGGGCTTTGGATGACCTGGTGCGTAGTGGAAAGGTGCGCTACATTGGGATTTCCAATCAATCAGCTTGGCGCATTGCCAAAGCCAACGAGATTGCCAGAGCCAATCGCTGGAGTCGTTTTGAGTCAGTGCAAGCCTACTACACTTTAGCTGGACGTGACTTGGAACGTGAGGTTTTACCGATGTGTCAGGAAGAATCACTTGGAGTGATGGTCTGGAGTCCTCTCGCTGGAGGTTTGATCAGTGGTAAATTTGAAAGAGGTAGTGACGGCCCGGAAGGAGCCCGACGGACTAGTTTTGATTTCCCACCTGTGGATCGAGAGCGTGCGTTCAGTGTAGTGGATGCGATGCGACCGATTGCTGTGGCCCATGATTGTAGCGTGGCTCGCATTGCTCAGGCTTGGTTGCTTCAACAACCGGGCATAACAAGCGTCATCATTGGCGCCAAGACCATGGAGCAGCTTGAGGATAATTTACAGGCAGCTAATCTCAACCTGACTTCAGCAGAACTGGAAACTCTGGACTCTGCCAGTGCGCTCCCCGTTGAGTATCCCGCTTGGATGGAGACTTTCCAGAACCGAGATCGCATGGTGCTTCCAGACTAA
- a CDS encoding fatty acid desaturase — protein MSETNPVNEWSLGNSHRRPSQLISLEVLKPLQKRQDVHGLLFLFVYLGLLGLTGYILHLMIETSWLVFGLALHGVVLVHLFAPFHEATHQSAFLTRWLNQAVAWFTGLVIMIPPLYFKLEHAAHHTHTQHPEKDPESIPQARTFWGYWYYLTAIPYFKGVLKNLVRHPQGQFSELEQSFIPERLREKVQHEAQGMLLFYLLLLAGSLLSGSTLLFWYWLFPRILAEPVMHLIRISEHGGCPWIADLLRNTRTTLTLHPIRWLSWNMPFHAEHHAFPNIPFHALPALHQHLKSHLENVDQGYLFSHRKLIQQRYRQEHSPVI, from the coding sequence ATGTCGGAAACTAATCCGGTCAACGAATGGAGCCTTGGGAACTCTCATCGTCGTCCAAGCCAGTTGATTAGCCTCGAAGTTCTCAAACCACTCCAGAAGCGACAGGATGTCCATGGGTTGCTTTTCCTATTTGTGTACCTGGGATTGCTTGGTCTAACGGGATACATTCTACATTTAATGATAGAAACTTCATGGCTGGTTTTTGGATTGGCTCTTCATGGAGTGGTTCTGGTGCACCTCTTCGCGCCCTTCCACGAAGCAACTCATCAAAGTGCTTTTTTGACTCGTTGGTTGAATCAGGCAGTGGCTTGGTTTACCGGGCTCGTGATCATGATCCCACCGCTATACTTCAAGCTAGAGCATGCAGCTCATCACACCCATACCCAGCATCCTGAAAAAGATCCGGAAAGCATTCCACAAGCACGGACCTTCTGGGGATATTGGTACTACCTCACAGCAATTCCCTACTTTAAGGGAGTGTTAAAAAATCTGGTACGCCATCCACAAGGTCAATTTTCTGAGCTGGAACAGTCTTTTATTCCAGAGCGCCTTCGTGAGAAAGTTCAGCACGAAGCACAAGGGATGCTACTTTTCTATCTATTGCTGCTAGCTGGAAGCTTGCTTTCAGGCAGCACTCTACTGTTCTGGTACTGGCTTTTCCCAAGAATTCTTGCAGAACCCGTGATGCACTTGATCCGGATTTCAGAGCACGGAGGCTGTCCTTGGATTGCTGATCTGCTACGGAATACTCGGACAACATTGACTCTGCATCCGATACGCTGGCTGTCCTGGAACATGCCCTTTCATGCAGAACATCACGCGTTTCCCAATATTCCGTTTCATGCGCTGCCAGCTCTGCATCAACATCTAAAATCGCATTTGGAAAACGTTGATCAGGGATACTTGTTCAGCCATCGAAAATTAATCCAGCAACGGTATCGACAAGAACACTCTCCTGTAATTTGA
- a CDS encoding 2-oxoglutarate and iron-dependent oxygenase domain-containing protein has protein sequence MSYAAAKTITIDEIPVIDVHPLRSGNRQAMQEVARQLRQAAEGIGFFYIRNHCIPSQVIQQAYAATKKFFQQPKDWKNQLKINHNHHGFLAVGQAKMEKATRVDLKESFVWGLDLPDGHPDLTEENPFLGRNQWPSQMPEFRASVYPFFEAGLECGRDMMRAFALSLDLPEEVFLQATNQPIARSSVIYYPPQPSDLGETQFGVAPHTDYGCLTLLWQDSVGGLEVQTRQGEWVTAHPLEDTLVVNVGDLLSRWTNNAFQSTLHRVINRKNVERYSMVIAWDPNFETLVDPAKVFPESESVQYEPVECGDYVLSRFDASFSYRKAAESA, from the coding sequence ATGAGCTACGCAGCAGCTAAAACGATCACAATTGACGAAATCCCAGTAATTGACGTACACCCGTTGCGTTCTGGCAACCGACAAGCGATGCAGGAGGTTGCAAGACAACTTCGCCAAGCAGCAGAGGGGATTGGATTTTTTTACATCCGCAACCATTGCATTCCTTCTCAGGTGATCCAGCAGGCATATGCAGCGACAAAAAAGTTTTTTCAACAGCCGAAAGATTGGAAAAACCAGCTGAAAATCAACCATAACCACCATGGATTCCTAGCAGTCGGCCAAGCTAAGATGGAAAAGGCCACAAGAGTAGATTTGAAAGAGAGCTTCGTCTGGGGATTGGATCTGCCAGATGGACACCCCGATCTAACGGAGGAAAATCCTTTCCTGGGAAGAAACCAATGGCCTTCACAAATGCCTGAATTCAGAGCATCTGTTTATCCTTTTTTTGAAGCAGGTCTAGAATGTGGGAGAGATATGATGCGGGCTTTTGCCCTGAGTCTTGATCTGCCCGAAGAGGTGTTTCTACAAGCTACTAATCAACCAATCGCCCGTAGCTCTGTGATTTACTATCCGCCTCAACCATCAGACCTTGGTGAGACTCAGTTTGGCGTGGCACCCCACACAGACTACGGATGTCTGACTTTACTCTGGCAGGATTCAGTGGGTGGTTTGGAAGTGCAGACTAGGCAAGGAGAGTGGGTCACAGCTCATCCATTAGAAGATACTCTGGTGGTCAACGTGGGAGACCTGCTTTCTCGTTGGACGAACAACGCCTTTCAGTCCACTCTGCATCGCGTGATCAACCGAAAAAATGTAGAGCGCTACTCAATGGTGATTGCCTGGGATCCCAACTTTGAAACACTGGTTGATCCAGCAAAGGTTTTTCCAGAATCGGAGTCGGTGCAGTATGAGCCTGTAGAATGCGGAGATTATGTCTTGTCGCGATTCGACGCTTCCTTCAGCTACCGAAAGGCAGCGGAGTCAGCATGA